Proteins encoded in a region of the Mesoflavibacter profundi genome:
- a CDS encoding TonB-dependent receptor, with product MKNTFLLLFTLFSLFASAQDTGSIAGKLTDKEFDNEPLPFANIIIKGTSKGTTSDDFGQYLLDNLSPGEYTVEYSFVGYETQTITATVEAGKVTEINVPMGANAASLEEVVIQTTTKRESEVAVLLEQKKAVEIKQIIGAEELSRKGVSDAAGAVAKISGVSKQEGSSNVYVRGLGDRYLNTTMNGLSLPSNNVNKKNIDLNLFSSDVIQNVSISKAYAAQFYGDFSAGNVDITSKEHKGGSFVDAFTGSGFNTNAIDKNFVRSEGTGYFGYYGRYDHNPFTVVLSHGVDPVSVNSPINVSYGTSGGTSFSFENGSRLSFFATGGFENNYEYRFGKAIDFSTVEKKAFEAAEEYEYSTTTTAMANVNYKINSDNNLSFNSVFINSSSDVVGYFGIDGKGRNRDAIIDTDQGFYQQNIQFDQTKMFVNQLVGNHKSGKIELDWGFGYNKVFSDQPDRKRFSVENYQYALDNDPTTNPTFYSNVVFDNQRYFQKIEDDEYNGRLNIAYQANDNLKFNIGYNGRNKTRLFNNIRYGYDIVDNGFEITNVNNFNSVFNLDNLNLNSSSNGIYEIKVIKPYPTLSNTNRPGLYENTYTGKLNIYAGYLDSEIKAGEKWLFVPGIRVESFEQNIAYDVINLGNNGKDNKTSKETFILPSLNIKYAITEDKNIRFSASKTVSTPEFKEVAPFVYEDVSTRIGGNPDALGYSDIYNADIKFESFFGRGEIFSVGLFAKQINDPINLVVVGDATGTQRYVRTGEKAEVFGVELELRKNIIEDENEDAILAFGVNATYMDTKQDLYKNIDGTFDLAFNKTSDKLQGASPFIFNADVSYSPTFKNYKPVANLVFSYFSDRIDALGSGDLGNIIEKSVPTLDFVLKNAIKDNFEINFSAKNLLNPTIQYVREDQNQGDILVTSANGKGVTDYKRGINLGLQLKYKF from the coding sequence ATGAAAAATACATTTCTTTTACTATTCACACTTTTTAGTCTTTTTGCAAGCGCACAAGATACTGGATCTATCGCTGGAAAATTAACAGATAAAGAGTTTGACAACGAACCTTTACCTTTTGCAAATATTATTATTAAAGGAACTTCTAAAGGAACAACTTCTGACGATTTTGGTCAATATTTATTAGACAATTTATCACCTGGAGAATATACTGTAGAATATAGCTTTGTTGGATACGAAACTCAAACTATTACTGCTACTGTAGAAGCTGGAAAGGTTACAGAGATTAATGTACCAATGGGTGCAAACGCTGCTTCTTTAGAAGAAGTGGTTATACAAACAACTACCAAAAGAGAAAGTGAAGTAGCTGTATTACTTGAACAGAAAAAAGCTGTTGAAATCAAACAAATTATTGGTGCAGAAGAATTATCAAGAAAAGGTGTTAGCGATGCTGCTGGTGCTGTTGCAAAAATATCTGGTGTATCTAAACAAGAAGGATCAAGTAATGTTTACGTACGTGGTTTAGGTGATCGTTACCTTAATACTACAATGAATGGTTTATCACTTCCTTCAAATAACGTTAATAAGAAAAACATCGATTTAAATTTATTCTCTTCAGATGTAATTCAAAATGTATCTATTAGTAAAGCATATGCAGCTCAATTTTACGGAGATTTCTCTGCTGGTAATGTGGACATCACATCTAAAGAACATAAAGGTGGAAGCTTTGTAGATGCATTTACTGGTTCTGGATTTAACACAAATGCAATAGATAAAAACTTTGTAAGAAGCGAAGGTACTGGTTACTTTGGTTACTATGGAAGATACGATCACAACCCTTTTACTGTAGTATTATCGCATGGTGTAGATCCTGTAAGCGTAAACTCGCCAATTAATGTGTCTTATGGTACTTCTGGAGGAACCTCTTTTTCTTTTGAAAACGGATCTAGATTAAGCTTTTTTGCAACTGGTGGATTTGAAAATAACTACGAATATAGATTTGGTAAAGCTATAGATTTTTCAACTGTAGAGAAAAAAGCTTTTGAAGCTGCTGAAGAATATGAGTATTCTACAACTACAACAGCTATGGCTAACGTAAATTATAAAATAAATAGCGATAACAATTTAAGTTTTAACTCGGTATTTATTAATAGTTCTTCAGATGTTGTTGGATACTTTGGTATAGACGGAAAAGGAAGAAACAGAGACGCAATAATTGATACAGATCAAGGATTTTACCAACAAAATATTCAATTTGATCAAACAAAAATGTTTGTTAATCAATTAGTAGGAAATCATAAATCTGGTAAAATTGAATTAGATTGGGGATTTGGTTACAACAAAGTATTTTCTGATCAACCAGACAGAAAGCGTTTTAGTGTAGAAAACTATCAGTACGCTTTAGATAATGACCCAACAACTAATCCTACATTTTACAGTAATGTTGTTTTTGACAACCAACGTTATTTTCAAAAAATTGAAGATGACGAGTATAATGGTCGTTTAAATATTGCTTATCAAGCCAACGATAATTTAAAATTCAATATTGGATATAACGGACGTAACAAAACAAGATTATTTAACAACATAAGATACGGATATGATATTGTAGATAATGGTTTTGAAATTACAAACGTAAATAACTTTAACTCTGTATTTAATTTAGACAATCTAAATTTAAACTCAAGTAGCAATGGTATTTATGAAATCAAAGTAATAAAACCTTATCCTACCTTATCTAATACAAACAGACCAGGATTATATGAAAATACATATACCGGTAAATTAAACATCTATGCAGGATATTTAGATTCTGAAATTAAAGCTGGAGAAAAATGGTTATTTGTTCCTGGAATTAGAGTAGAAAGTTTTGAGCAAAACATTGCTTACGATGTAATTAACTTAGGTAATAACGGAAAGGACAATAAAACATCTAAAGAAACTTTTATACTACCTAGTTTAAATATTAAATACGCAATTACAGAAGACAAAAACATACGTTTTTCTGCAAGTAAAACAGTATCAACACCAGAATTTAAAGAAGTAGCTCCATTTGTTTACGAAGATGTATCTACAAGAATTGGTGGTAATCCAGACGCATTAGGATATTCAGACATTTACAATGCCGATATAAAATTTGAATCATTTTTTGGAAGAGGAGAAATATTCTCGGTTGGATTATTTGCAAAACAAATTAATGATCCAATAAACTTAGTTGTTGTTGGAGACGCAACAGGTACACAACGTTATGTTAGAACTGGTGAAAAAGCTGAAGTTTTTGGTGTAGAACTAGAACTTAGAAAAAACATTATTGAAGACGAAAACGAAGATGCTATTCTTGCATTTGGTGTTAATGCTACATACATGGACACTAAACAAGATTTATACAAAAACATCGACGGAACTTTTGACTTAGCTTTTAATAAAACTAGTGATAAGTTACAAGGTGCTTCACCTTTTATCTTTAATGCTGATGTAAGTTACTCGCCAACATTTAAAAACTACAAACCAGTTGCTAACTTGGTATTCTCTTACTTTTCAGACAGGATAGATGCTTTAGGTTCTGGTGACTTAGGAAACATTATAGAAAAAAGTGTTCCAACACTAGACTTTGTATTGAAAAACGCTATCAAAGATAATTTCGAAATTAACTTCAGCGCAAAAAACCTATTAAATCCAACTATACAATATGTTAGAGAAGACCAAAATCAAGGAGATATCTTAGTAACATCTGCAAACGGAAAAGGTGTAACAGATTACAAAAGAGGTATCAATTTAGGACTTCAACTTAAATACAAATTTTAA
- a CDS encoding inorganic phosphate transporter, giving the protein MENIYLFMIIALAILAIADLVVGVSNDAVNFLNSAIGSKAISFKTIMIVASIGVALGAIFSSGLMEVARKGIFNPSEFMFDEIMIIFMAVMITDILLLDFFNTVGMPTSTTVSIVFELLGAAVAVSLIKIWSDGGSSAELIAYINTSTATKIILGILLSVVVAFSIGAIIQWFTRLLLSYNFEEKANWIGALFGGIALTSIMYFILIKGIKGTPYADLKFEYTNGLTIKDYLESNVVNIIGINLLVWSALSYSFIAVLKQNIYKIVILVGTFALALAFAGNDLVNFVGVFIAGWQSYQEYVAQGLPASELSMNFLSKAVETPTLILFIAGMIMVATLWFSSKAKDVVKTSLDLSSQSNTKERFQPNFLSRGFVRVAMLMSQMSSYILPNSWQEKIDKQFEVPAPDLTLKEEDRPAFDLARAAVNLMVAAVLISLATSLGLPLSTTYVTFMVAMGTSLADRAWGAESAVYRVAGVINVIGGWFFTAFIAFIASALIAYLLHLNVKVMTPILLLIAFTLLVRNYIAHNKKNSKAKEEDSLVKAESSSVQGVIHESADNIASVVKRGNKIYTNAVNGLAKQDLNALKKNRKQITKLSNEVDDLRDHIFYFIKNLDESSVEASSFYLNILGYLRDMTQSLEYISKISYKHVNNNHKKLKFNQLKELKTVDEALEKLLIETKEAFNSRSFQEIERILNNRGKVYDLVKDKIQKQVERTRTEESSPKNTTLYFSILLETKDLLTATMNLLDEYSRSFDSKIPPARLTETREEEE; this is encoded by the coding sequence ATGGAAAATATATACTTATTCATGATTATAGCTCTAGCTATTCTAGCTATTGCAGATCTTGTTGTTGGCGTTAGTAACGATGCAGTAAATTTTTTAAATTCTGCAATTGGATCTAAAGCTATTTCATTTAAAACCATAATGATTGTTGCCAGTATTGGTGTAGCATTAGGTGCAATTTTTTCTAGCGGATTAATGGAAGTTGCTAGAAAAGGAATATTTAATCCAAGCGAATTTATGTTTGATGAAATCATGATCATCTTTATGGCGGTTATGATTACAGATATTTTGTTGTTAGACTTTTTTAACACCGTTGGTATGCCAACATCTACAACTGTATCTATAGTTTTCGAACTTTTAGGAGCTGCTGTTGCAGTTTCACTAATAAAAATATGGTCTGATGGTGGTAGTTCTGCCGAGCTTATCGCTTACATAAACACCTCAACTGCTACAAAAATAATCTTAGGAATATTACTCTCCGTTGTCGTCGCTTTTTCTATTGGAGCGATAATACAATGGTTTACAAGGTTACTTCTATCCTACAACTTTGAAGAAAAAGCAAATTGGATTGGCGCATTATTTGGCGGTATTGCTTTAACTTCTATTATGTATTTCATTTTAATTAAAGGGATAAAAGGTACGCCTTACGCAGATCTTAAATTTGAATATACAAATGGACTTACCATTAAAGATTATTTAGAAAGTAATGTTGTAAATATTATTGGTATTAATCTTCTGGTTTGGAGCGCACTATCCTATTCGTTTATTGCTGTTTTAAAACAAAATATTTATAAGATAGTCATCTTAGTTGGTACGTTTGCTTTAGCACTTGCTTTTGCAGGTAATGACTTAGTTAATTTTGTTGGTGTATTTATTGCAGGTTGGCAATCTTATCAAGAATATGTTGCCCAAGGTTTACCAGCTTCAGAATTATCAATGAATTTTTTATCTAAAGCGGTAGAAACTCCAACACTAATACTTTTTATAGCTGGAATGATCATGGTTGCTACATTATGGTTTTCTAGTAAAGCAAAGGATGTTGTAAAAACTTCGTTAGACCTTTCTAGTCAAAGTAACACTAAAGAGCGTTTTCAACCTAACTTTTTATCACGAGGATTTGTTAGAGTCGCAATGCTTATGTCTCAAATGTCTTCTTACATTTTACCAAACTCTTGGCAAGAAAAAATAGATAAACAATTTGAAGTTCCTGCACCAGATTTAACGTTAAAAGAAGAAGATAGACCTGCTTTTGACCTTGCAAGAGCTGCAGTTAACCTAATGGTTGCTGCCGTACTTATTTCATTAGCAACATCTTTAGGATTACCTTTATCTACTACATATGTAACTTTTATGGTTGCAATGGGTACATCTTTAGCAGATCGCGCATGGGGCGCAGAAAGTGCTGTATATCGTGTTGCTGGAGTAATTAATGTCATTGGCGGATGGTTTTTTACAGCCTTTATTGCCTTTATTGCATCGGCATTAATTGCATATTTATTGCATTTAAATGTAAAAGTAATGACGCCAATATTATTACTTATAGCATTTACACTATTAGTAAGAAATTATATTGCACACAATAAGAAAAACTCTAAAGCTAAAGAAGAAGATAGCTTGGTTAAAGCAGAAAGTAGTTCGGTTCAAGGTGTGATTCATGAAAGTGCAGACAATATTGCTAGTGTTGTAAAACGAGGAAATAAAATTTACACTAATGCAGTTAACGGATTAGCAAAACAGGACCTTAATGCCTTAAAGAAAAACAGAAAACAAATCACAAAACTATCCAACGAGGTAGACGATTTACGTGATCATATTTTCTATTTTATTAAAAACTTAGACGAGTCTAGTGTAGAAGCAAGTAGCTTTTACTTAAACATACTTGGTTATTTAAGAGACATGACACAATCTTTAGAGTACATCTCTAAGATTAGCTACAAACACGTTAATAACAACCACAAAAAACTTAAGTTTAACCAATTAAAAGAACTTAAAACGGTTGACGAAGCGCTAGAAAAATTACTAATAGAAACCAAAGAAGCGTTTAATTCTAGATCATTCCAAGAGATAGAACGTATACTTAATAATCGTGGTAAGGTTTATGATTTAGTAAAAGACAAAATTCAAAAACAAGTAGAAAGAACACGTACTGAAGAGTCTTCACCTAAAAACACGACGCTGTACTTTAGCATCTTATTAGAAACTAAAGATTTATTAACAGCTACAATGAATTTATTAGACGAATACAGTAGATCTTTTGATAGTAAAATTCCGCCAGCACGACTTACAGAAACTCGTGAAGAAGAGGAATAA
- a CDS encoding deoxyguanosinetriphosphate triphosphohydrolase, whose amino-acid sequence MNWEQLLSLKRYGDTNKRIRKEQDETRLGFEVDYDRIIFSSEFRSLQDKTQVIPLSKTDFVHTRLTHSLEVSVVGRSIGRKVGQKILQKYPHLSTSLGYQANDFGAIVAAAALAHDIGNPPFGHSGEKAIGQFFKTGYGKTFKDELTKEQYQDLCDFEGNANGFKIVTQSRDGREGGLRLSYATLGAFTKYPKGSLPKQPTTHICDKKYGFFQSEKAFFDEVASDLGLLKTNHGYSRHPLAFLVEAADDICYTIIDFEDGINLGLIEEEFALEYLINLVRDTINTKKYSKLTNTKDRVSYLRALAINTLINEAVEVFMNNEELILKGLFTTALMDKSKYEAQIKDIIKISVEKIYQSTEVIDKEIAGYQVINVLLNTYTKALLNSVKETASHIDKLIIKTLPQTFHKENTTYQILLNVSHFVASLSDSQAILQYKKINGFSL is encoded by the coding sequence ATGAATTGGGAACAACTGTTATCCTTAAAAAGGTATGGCGATACCAACAAAAGAATAAGAAAAGAGCAAGATGAAACTAGATTAGGGTTTGAGGTAGATTATGATCGTATTATATTTTCTTCAGAATTTAGAAGTCTACAAGATAAAACTCAAGTAATTCCTTTATCAAAAACAGACTTTGTACATACAAGGCTTACGCATAGTTTGGAAGTTAGTGTTGTTGGTCGTTCTATAGGTAGAAAAGTAGGGCAAAAGATTTTACAAAAATATCCGCATTTATCAACTTCTTTAGGATATCAAGCTAACGATTTTGGTGCTATAGTTGCTGCTGCAGCATTAGCGCATGATATAGGAAATCCTCCATTTGGACATAGTGGAGAAAAAGCTATAGGACAGTTTTTTAAAACCGGTTATGGGAAAACCTTTAAAGATGAATTAACAAAAGAACAATATCAAGACTTATGTGATTTTGAAGGTAATGCTAATGGTTTTAAAATTGTAACCCAAAGCAGAGATGGAAGAGAAGGTGGCTTAAGGTTGAGTTATGCTACTTTAGGCGCATTTACAAAATATCCAAAAGGTTCGTTACCAAAGCAGCCAACAACACATATTTGTGATAAAAAATATGGTTTTTTTCAGTCTGAAAAAGCTTTTTTTGATGAGGTTGCATCAGATCTAGGCTTATTAAAAACTAATCATGGTTATTCAAGACATCCATTAGCTTTTTTGGTAGAAGCAGCAGATGATATTTGTTATACAATTATTGATTTTGAAGATGGTATAAACCTCGGTTTAATTGAGGAAGAATTTGCGTTAGAATATCTAATTAATTTAGTAAGAGATACCATTAATACAAAAAAATATTCCAAATTAACAAACACAAAAGATAGAGTAAGTTACTTAAGAGCATTAGCAATTAATACTTTAATTAATGAAGCGGTAGAAGTGTTTATGAATAATGAAGAATTGATACTAAAAGGATTATTTACAACAGCCTTAATGGATAAAAGTAAATACGAAGCTCAAATAAAAGATATAATTAAAATTAGTGTTGAAAAAATCTATCAATCTACAGAGGTTATTGATAAAGAAATTGCAGGATATCAAGTTATAAATGTACTTTTAAACACCTATACTAAAGCGTTATTAAATAGTGTTAAAGAGACTGCATCACATATTGATAAATTAATAATCAAAACCTTACCGCAAACATTCCACAAAGAAAATACGACATATCAAATACTATTAAATGTTTCGCATTTTGTAGCCTCATTGTCTGATAGTCAGGCTATTTTGCAATACAAAAAGATAAATGGATTTAGTTTGTAA
- a CDS encoding toxin-antitoxin system YwqK family antitoxin: MKNLILALAFLVTGVITAQDINKPTVVKKGDLIQATYYFENGNVAQTGYFNKDNKLQGVWTKYDVNGNKVAVGNYENGKKVGKWFFWTNDILREVDYSLNSITSVNTWKNTSAIADRD, translated from the coding sequence ATGAAAAATTTAATTTTAGCACTAGCTTTTTTAGTAACAGGAGTAATAACAGCACAAGATATAAACAAACCTACAGTTGTAAAAAAAGGAGATTTAATACAAGCAACGTATTATTTTGAAAATGGTAATGTAGCTCAAACAGGTTATTTTAATAAGGATAATAAATTACAAGGCGTTTGGACTAAGTATGATGTTAACGGAAATAAAGTTGCTGTAGGAAATTACGAAAATGGTAAAAAAGTAGGAAAGTGGTTTTTTTGGACTAATGATATTTTAAGAGAAGTAGACTATTCTTTAAATAGTATTACGTCTGTAAATACATGGAAAAATACTTCTGCAATAGCAGATAGAGATTAA
- a CDS encoding multidrug transporter, giving the protein MKKQIILGLALVSMVFSCSTDDTSDIVINDNSVTNNNSGGGTTDPQTIFLSGTYTEDLTLDANNTYKINGSLIMASGTTLTIPACMTIEALASGADVYVAISQGAKIVANGTQDCPIVFTSDAANPAAGDWGGLILLGRAPINSVTGTNTATSEIASLPYGGNVADDNSGSLNYVRVEYSGGAADGQSENNGISFYGVGNGTDVNYIQAYAGKDDGIEFFGGTVNANYISVINAEDDSVDWTEGYSGTLTNVYIANRASDDKAIEADGYNTDFSNATGVFSKPNVNNLTIVGEGSGSSSEAIRLRAGTQGIFTNVHITGYAEGFDLDDTDTGNGVVSDDLQVTDVTFVDVTLKMKNDTTVSFTDADFYTGEGNGTGTDYATWGAGWTVQ; this is encoded by the coding sequence ATGAAAAAACAAATAATTCTTGGTTTAGCATTAGTATCTATGGTATTTTCATGCTCTACAGATGACACTTCAGATATCGTAATTAACGATAACAGTGTAACAAATAACAATTCTGGTGGAGGCACAACAGATCCTCAAACAATTTTCTTATCTGGAACTTACACAGAAGATTTAACCTTAGACGCGAATAACACTTACAAAATTAATGGATCATTAATCATGGCAAGTGGTACTACATTAACTATTCCTGCTTGTATGACAATAGAAGCTTTAGCTTCTGGAGCAGACGTTTACGTAGCAATCTCTCAAGGTGCTAAAATAGTAGCAAATGGTACTCAAGATTGTCCTATAGTATTCACTTCAGATGCTGCTAATCCAGCTGCTGGAGATTGGGGCGGATTAATTTTATTAGGAAGAGCACCTATTAATTCTGTAACAGGAACTAACACAGCAACTTCAGAAATTGCTAGCTTACCTTACGGAGGAAACGTTGCAGATGACAATTCTGGATCATTAAACTATGTACGTGTAGAGTATTCTGGTGGAGCTGCAGATGGACAATCTGAAAACAATGGTATATCTTTTTACGGTGTAGGAAACGGTACAGATGTAAACTACATTCAAGCTTACGCAGGTAAAGATGATGGTATCGAGTTTTTTGGTGGAACTGTAAATGCTAACTACATTTCTGTTATCAATGCAGAAGATGATTCTGTAGATTGGACAGAAGGTTACTCTGGAACATTAACTAACGTTTATATCGCTAATAGAGCATCAGACGATAAAGCTATTGAAGCAGATGGATACAATACAGATTTTAGTAACGCTACTGGTGTATTCTCTAAACCAAATGTAAACAACTTAACTATTGTTGGTGAAGGTTCTGGAAGTTCTTCAGAAGCAATTAGATTAAGAGCTGGTACACAAGGTATATTTACAAACGTACACATTACTGGTTATGCTGAAGGATTTGATCTTGACGATACAGATACTGGTAATGGTGTTGTTAGTGACGATTTACAAGTAACAGATGTTACTTTTGTAGATGTTACTTTAAAAATGAAAAATGACACAACTGTATCTTTTACAGATGCAGATTTTTACACAGGAGAAGGTAATGGTACTGGTACAGATTATGCAACTTGGGGAGCAGGTTGGACTGTACAATAA